In Fusarium oxysporum f. sp. lycopersici 4287 chromosome 4, whole genome shotgun sequence, a genomic segment contains:
- a CDS encoding phosphoketolase: protein MTEEVKSISPFGIARSTVKGEPLSKEEIQQYNDFFKASCYLSLGMIYLKENPLLREPLKADHLKLRLLGHFGSAPGQIFTYMHFNRLIKKHDLDALFISGPGHGAPAVLSQSYLEGVYTEVYPDKTQDAEGMQKFFKSFSFPGGIGSHATPETPGSLHEGGELGYSISHAFGVVFDNPNLIALTMVGDGEAETGPLATAWHSNKFLNPIVDGAVLPVLHLNGYKINNPTVLARISHRELECLFIGYGWQPYFVEGDDVETMHQAMAATLEHCVDEIRKIQKEARESGEAKRPLWPMIVLRSPKGWTAPRKVDDNYLEGYWRAHQVPIADPATNPAHLKVLEDWMRSYEPDRLFDESGAPIASLRALVPEGNRRMSANPVANGGALRKPLRMPNFKDYAIKVDSPGNVMNASMTNMAVFLKDVIAENQTNFRLFGPDETESNKLGGVYAAGKKVWMGEYFEEDANGGNLAKAGRVVEMLSEHNCEGWLEGYLLSGRHGLLNSYEPFIHVIDSMVNQHCKWIEKCLEVEWRAKVASLNILLTAVVWRQDHNGFTHQDPGFLDVVANKSPEVVRIYLPPDGNCLLSGMSNSRS from the exons ATGACTGAGGAAGTCAAATCTATCTCGCCCTTCGGCATTGCCCGCTCAACTGTCAAGGGCGAGCCTCTCTCCAAGGAGGAGATCCAGCAGTACaatgacttcttcaaggccAGCTGCTACCTCTCCTTAGGTATGATCTACCTCAAGGAGAaccctcttcttcgagaaCCCCTCAAAGCCGATCATCTCAAGCTTCGATTGCTTGGTCACTTTGGCTCTGCCCCCGGCCAAATCTTCACATACATGCACTTTAACCGTCTGATCAAGAAGCACGATCTTGAcgctctcttcatctctggTCCCGGACACGGTGCCCCCGCTGTCCTGTCTCAGTCTTATCTGGAGGGTGTCTACACCGAGGTGTACCCCGACAAGACTCAAGATGCTGAGGGTATGCAAAAGTTCTTCAAGAGCTTTTCGTTCCCTGGTGGAATTGGCTCCCATGCTACTCCGGAAACCCCCGGATCTCTTCACGAGGGTGGTGAACTGGGTTACTCCATCTCACATGCTTTTGGTGTTGTCTTCGATAACCCCAACTTGATTGCTCTTACTATGGTCGGTGATGGTGAGGCCGAGACTGGTCCCCTGGCTACCGCCTGGCACAGcaacaagttcctcaacCCAATTGTTGACGGTGCTGTCCTCCCTGTTCTTCACCTTAACGGTTACAAGATCAACAACCCTACAGTCCTTGCTCGAATCTCACACCGAGAACTCGAATGCCTCTTCATCGGTTATGGCTGGCAGCCATACTTTGTTGAGGGTGACGATGTTGAGACTATGCACCAGGCTATGGCTGCTACTCTCGAGCACTGCGTGGACGAGATTCGAAAGATTCAGAAGGAGGCTCGTGAGTCCGGCGAGGCCAAGCGACCTCTGTGGCCTATGATCGTTCTCCGAAGTCCCAAGGGCTGGACTGCCCCTCGAAAGGTTGACGACAACTACCTGGAAGGTTACTGGCGAGCTCACCAGGTCCCCATCGCAGACCCCGCCACAAACCCTGCTCacctcaaggtccttgaAGATTGGATGCGAAGCTACGAGCCTGATCGTCTATTTGACGAGTCTGGCGCGCCTATTGCCTCTCTCCGTGCTCTTGTGCCTGAAGGTAACCGACGAATGAGCGCCAACCCCGTCGCCAACGGTGGTGCACTTAGGAAGCCGTTGAGAATGCCCAACTTCAAAGACTATGCCATCAAGGTTGACAGCCCCGGAAATGTCATGAACGCCAGCATGACCAACATGGCTGTCTTCCTCAAGGATGTCATTGCTGAGAACCAGACAAACTTCCGTCTCTTTGGTCCTGATGAGACTGAGTCTAACAAGCTTGGCGGTGTCTACGCTGCCGGAAAGAAGGTCTGGATGGGCGAGTACTTTGAGGAGGATGCCAACGGTGGTAACCTTGCCAAGGCTGGCCGTGTTGTTGAGATGCTTTCTGAGCATAACTGTGAAGGCTGGCTCGAGGGTTACCTCCTTAGTGGTCGTCACGGTCTTCTCAACAGTTACGAGCCTTTCATTCACGTTATTGACTCTATGGTCAACCAG CACTGCAAGTGGATCGAGAAGTGTCTCGAGGTTGAGTGGCGAGCCAAGGTTGCCTCTCTTAACATCCTCTTGACTGCCGTGGTCTGGCGTCAAGACCACAACGGTTTCACTCACCAAGATCCTGGTTTCCTCGACGTTGTCGCCAACAAGAGCCCCGAGGTTGTCCGCATCTACCTTCCTCCTGATGGCAACTGCCTGCTTTCTGGTATGTCTAACTCGCGATCTTAG
- a CDS encoding DNA mismatch repair protein msh-2: MASRPELKLDDEGGFIRFYKSLPAVNEDTIRIFDRGDWYTSHGQDATYIAKTVYKTTSVVRQLGRNDHSGLPSVTMTMTVFRQFLREALLKLGKRVEIWQSPSGRMNWKCIKQASPGNLQDVEDDLGGQVESAPMILAVKISTKASEARNVGVCFADASVRELGVSEFLDNDLYSNFEALLIQLGVRECLIQIDKSEKEKDPELSKLKKIIDNCGVAIAERPAGDFGTRDIEQDLARLLKDERSASLLPQTDLKLAMGSAASLIKYLGVLQDPSNFGQYQLYQHDLAHFMKLDAAALKALNLMPGPRDGSKTMSIFGVLNHCKTPVGSRLLAQWLKQPLMSKTEIEKRQQLVEAFYVDTELRQTLQEEHLRSIPDLYRLSKRFQRGKANLEDVVRAYQVVIRLPGFIGTFEGVMDENYKDPLDEAYTIKLRDLSDSLGKLQDMVEQTVDLDALDRHEYIIKADFDKSLRIIRKKLDQLDKDIRAEFTASAKDLGQDPDKKIFLETSHKVHGVCMRLTRQEAGCIRNNSKYQECSTQKNGVYFTTKKLQAYRREYDQLSQNYNRTQSSLVHEVVQVASSYCPVLERLAGVLAHLDVIVSLSHASVHAPESYVRPKIHARGEGQTILREARHPCMELQDDVQFITNDIELTRDKSSFLIITGPNMGGKSTYIRQTGVIALMAQVGCFVPCAEAELTIYDSILARVGASDSQLKGVSTFMAEMLETANILKSATAESLIIIDELGRGTSTYDGFGLAWAISEHIVKEIGCSAMFATHFHELTALADQYPQVQNLHVTAHIGGTSAAATSEADAKREVTLLYKVAPGVCDQSFGIHVAELVRFPDKVVRMAKRKADELEDFTTKHEDLALQYSKQDVETGSAMLKRVLVEWKDKVKAGNMSREEQVAALKELVGANAELQANPFFQSVKAL; encoded by the exons ATGGCTTCACGACCAGAACTAAAG CTCGATGACGAGGGCGGCTTCATTCGTTTCTACAAATCATTGCCAGCCGTCAACGAAGACACGATCCGCATCTTTGACCGAGGAGATTGGTACACTTCACATGGCCAAGATGCCACATATATTGCCAAAACT GTCTACAAGACAACTTCTGTTGTCCGACAACTCGGCCGAAATGACCACTCCGGACTACCCTCAGTCACCATGACCATGACCGTATTCCGACAATTCCTTCGAGAAGCCCTACTCAAACTGGGAAAACGAGTTGAGATTTGGCAAAGCCCTTCCGGTCGCATGAACTGGAAGTGTATCAAGCAGGCTTCGCCAGGTAACTTAcaagatgttgaggatgacCTTGGAGGCCAGGTTGAGTCTGCGCCTATGATTCTCGCCGTCAAAATCTCCACAAAGGCCTCCGAAGCTCGAAATGTCGGTGTTTGCTTCGCCGATGCCAGCGTCCGCGAGCTTGGTGTAAGCGAATTTCTCGACAACGACCTCTACTCCAATTTCGAGGCACTCCTTATCCAGCTTGGTGTCCGTGAGTGTTTGATACAGATTGACAAGAGcgaaaaggagaaggatcCCGAATTGtccaagctgaagaagattATTGATAATTGCGGTGTGGCTATCGCAGAGAGACCAGCTGGCGACTTTGGAACCCGGGATATTGAACAAGACCTGGCACGTCTGCTCAAGGATGAGCGATCGGCTTCTCTTCTCCCACAGACTGATCTTAAGCTGGCCATGGGATCTGCTGCATCTTTGATCAAATACCTCGGCGTTCTGCAGGATCCTTCCAACTTTGGCCAATATCAGCTATACCAACATGACCTGGCACATTTCATGAAGCTAGATGCTGCTGCTCTAAAGGCCCTTAACCTTATGCCAGGTCCTCGAGATGGATCCAAAACGATGAGCATCTTTGGTGTACTCAACCACTGCAAGACACCAGTTGGTAGTCGACTCTTGGCACAGTGGTTGAAGCAGCCTTTGATGAGCAAGACGGAGATTGAGAAGCGTCAACAGTTGGTGGAAGCTTTCTATGTTGATACTGAACTCCGACAGACACTCCAGGAGGAACACCTTCGATCCATTCCTGACCTTTACAGACTTTCAAAGCGCTTCCAGCGAGGCAAAGCTAACCTGGAGGACGTCGTCCGCGCATATCAGGTTGTCATCCGTCTACCTGGCTTTATTGGCACATTTGAAGGTGTCATGGATGAGAATTATAAAGACCCCCTCGACGAGGCATACACTATCAAGCTTCGCGACCTTTCTGATAGCTTGGGCAAGTTGCAGGATATGGTGGAGCAAACCGTTGATCTCGACGCTCTTGATCGACATGAGTACATTATTAAAGCCGATTTTGATAAAAGCTTGCGTATCATCCGAAAGAAACTTGACCAGCTTGACAAGGATATTCGTGCCGAGTTCACGGCTTCGGCTAAAGACCTAGGCCAAGATCCCGACAAGAAGATCTTCCTTGAGACCAGCCACAAGGTACACGGAGTTTGCATGCGTCTCACACGACAAGAGGCTGGCTGCATTCGAAACAACTCCAAGTATCAAGAGTGCTCGACACAAAAAAACGGTGTTTATTTCACGACCAAGAAGCTGCAGGCTTATCGTCGCGAGTATGATCAGCTATCTCAGAACTACAACAGAACACAAAGCAGTCTTGTTCACGAAGTTGTTCAAGTTGCTTCCTCCTACTGCCCAGTTCTAGAGCGCCTAGCTGGTGTTCTTGCCCACCTTGACGTAATCGTTTCCCTTTCCCACGCCTCAGTCCATGCCCCTGAGTCGTATGTCCGACCCAAGATCCACGCTCGTGGCGAGGGCCAGACGATACTTCGCGAAGCCCGCCATCCTTGCATGGAACTCCAGGACGATGTTCAGTTTATCACGAACGATATCGAGCTTACTCGTGACAAGTCGTCTTTCCTCATCATTACCGGCCCCAACATGGGTGGCAAGTCAACCTACATCCGACAAACGGGCGTCATTGCACTTATGGCGCAGGTTGGGTGTTTCGTGCCTTGCGCAGAAGCCGAGTTGACCATTTATGACTCCATATTGGCACGTGTAGGTGCTAGCGATTCGCAGCTCAAGGGTGTCTCGACCTTCATGGCCGAGATGCTTGAAACTGCCAACATCCTCAAGTCAGCTACGGCAGAGTCCTTGATCATTATTGACGAACTTGGGCGTGGTACATCGACATACGACGGATTCGGTCTTGCATGGGCTATCTCAGAGCACATTGTGAAGGAGATCGGCTGCTCTGCCATGTTTGCCACTCACTTCCACGAACTCACAGCTCTCGCCGACCAGTATCCGCAAGTACAGAACCTCCATGTCACGGCGCACATCGGCGGCACTAGCGCAGCAGCGACTTCAGAAGCGGATGCGAAGCGCGAAGTGACGTTGCTGTACAAGGTCGCACCAGGTGTGTGTGACCAGAGTTTCGGCATCCACGTCGCCGAGCTAGTTCGCTTCCCGGACAAGGTTGTCCGTATGGCCAAACGCAAGGCAGACGAGCTTGAGGACTTTACTACCAAGCACGAAGATTTAGCACTGCAGTACAGCAAGCAAGACGTTGAGACGGGTAGTGCCATGCTCAAGCGAGTCTTGGTGGAGTGGAAGGATAAGGTCAAGGCAGGGAATATGAGCCGCGAGGAGCAAGTCGCTGCTTTGAAAGAGCTTGTTGGGGCAAATGCAGAGCTGCAGGCAAACCCTTTCTTTCAGTCAGTCAAGGCTCTGTAG